The Candidatus Methylomirabilota bacterium nucleotide sequence GGCTCTGGCTGGTGTCTGCGATCGGGCTGGCCGCGGGCGCGGGCATGTATCTGGAGAGCGTGATCGCCACCGCGATCGGGCTAGCGGCGCTGTGGGGCCTGCGCCGCTTCGAGGACCGGCAGGGGTTTCGCAAGCGGCGCCGGGTGACGCTCGTCCTGGAGGGCCACGTGTCCGAGACCGGGAGCGTCGCGCGCACGCTCGACGGTGCCGGGATCAAGGCGTCGATCGAGGAGTACGAGCACAGGCTGGACGAGCGGTGGCTGCAGCTCACGCTCGACGTCGAGATGCCGTCCGGCGAGGAGCGGCGGATGCTGGAGATCCTCGAGTCGCAGCCGGGCGCGCGCGTGGTGAAAGTGGAGGCGGGCGGCTAGCCGGCGCGCAGGCCCGCCCTCAGAGGCGCGGCAGCACCTCCTTCGCGAACAGCTCGAGCGCCTCGATATCCTCCTGGTCCAGCATCTGGAGCAGCACGCGCTCCATGCCCACCGCCTTCCACTTGTCGAGGTCAGCCAGCACCTGTGAAGGCGGGCCGGCGAGGAAGCCCGCCGCGCGCCAGGCCGCTTCCGCGTCGGGCAGCGCGGGGAAGACCGCGCGCGCGTTGGCGACACGGCGGGCGATCTCGGCGTTGTTGCGACCGATGGCGAGCGGGATCATCAGCGAGCGGCGGATGCTGTTGGGATTGCGCCCCACCGCGTTGCAATGCTCCACCAGCACGTGATACTTGGCCGGGTAGTCCGCCGCGCTCACCCGGGTGACGTTCCACTCGTCGGCGAATTCCGCCACCACCCGGAGCGTGCGCTTCTCACCTCGGCCGCCGATGACGAGCCGGGTGCGGCCGCTCGGCGACTTCGGATAGGTCTCCGCGTTCTTGAGGGCGTAGTAGGGCTGGGCGAGCGTCACCGGCCTGGGAGCGTCCAGGGCACGGATCGCCCGTGCGCCGCACTCGAGGCGGTCCATCCGCTCCTTGAGGGGAGGGAACGGCACCCCGTAGGTGGCGTGCTCGTGCTCGTTCCAGCCGGCGCCGATACCCAGGTCGAAGCGGCCGCCGGCCAGCGTGTCGATGGCGGCGGCGGCCTTGGCGAGGATCACCGGGTGGTAGAAGGTCAGCGGCGACACCATGGGTCCGAAGCGGATGCGGCGGGTGCGGGTCGCCAGCGCGGTCAGCGAGGCCCAGGTCTCGAGCGACGGCCGCTTGGACTCGCCTCCCAAGCCGGTGAGATGGTCGGAGCGGCACAGTGACTCGTAGCCGAGGTCCTCGGCGGCGGCGGCGAGGCGCCACCAGCGCTCCCACGTGAGCCCTTCCTGCCCCTCGATCATGATGCCGACCTGCATGGCGGCCCCTCCCCCGTTTTTCGACACTGTACAATAGGCGCCATGCATTGCGCCCCCGCCAAGCGCCTGCTGCTGCTCATCCCCACCACCACCTACCGGACCGAGGATTTCATGGACGCGGCGCGTCGCCTCGACGTGGATCTCGTCGTGGCGGCGGAGCGGCCGAACGTGATGGCCGGAGAGTTTCCCGATCACCTGCTCACCGTGCCGTTCGACGATCCCGAGCGCGCGGCGAGAGAGCTGGCGGAGTACGCGCGGCGCCGTCCCATCGACGCGGTGGTGCCGGTGGATGACGAGACCACGCTGGTCGGCGCAGCCATCGCCGCTCGGCTCGGGCTGCGCTGCAATCCCGTGGGCGCGGTGGCGGCCGCGCGGAACAAGCGGCTCATGCGCGAGCGCCTGGCCAAGGCCGGCCTGCCGGGGCCCGTCTTCACTTCGGTGTCGGTACACGAGGATCCCGCCGCGGTGGCCCGGCGCATGACGTATCCCTGCGTGCTCAAGCCGCTGGTGCTGTCGGCGAGCCGCGGCGTGATCCGCGCCGACGATCCCGCGGCCTTCGTGGCGGCCTTCCAGCGTGTACGCGCCATTCTCGCCGAGCCCGACGTGGCCGCGCTGGGCGACGGCACCGACCAGATACTCGTCGAAGCTTTCGTGCCCGGTGTGGAGGTGGCGCTGGAGGGTTTACTGATAGCGGGCACGCTGAGCGTGCTCGCGCTCTTCGACAAGCCCGACCCGCTCGACGGCCCGTACTTCGAGGAGACGATCTACGTGACGCCGTCACGGCTCCCCGCCACCACCCAGCGCGCCATCGCAGACGTCACCGCGCAGGCGGCGCGCGCCCTGGGCCTCGAGGACGGGCCCATCCACGCCGAGCTT carries:
- a CDS encoding ATP-grasp domain-containing protein: MHCAPAKRLLLLIPTTTYRTEDFMDAARRLDVDLVVAAERPNVMAGEFPDHLLTVPFDDPERAARELAEYARRRPIDAVVPVDDETTLVGAAIAARLGLRCNPVGAVAAARNKRLMRERLAKAGLPGPVFTSVSVHEDPAAVARRMTYPCVLKPLVLSASRGVIRADDPAAFVAAFQRVRAILAEPDVAALGDGTDQILVEAFVPGVEVALEGLLIAGTLSVLALFDKPDPLDGPYFEETIYVTPSRLPATTQRAIADVTAQAARALGLEDGPIHAELRLDPRAASDAPRPVMLELAARSIGGLCSRTLRFGTGLTLEDLILRRALDLPIASLEREGRAAGVMMIPIRRAGVLEKVEGLDAAEAMPLIEDVTISAHPGETLVPLPEGHRYLGFIFARGDDPAAVERALRDAHARLTFTLR
- a CDS encoding MgtC/SapB family protein — its product is MTPHWELAIRMLVGALLGGIIGYERDYHGRPAGLRTHLIVALASATFMVVSTHFMYFQRYAAGDRISVDAARIAASVAVGIGFLGAGAILRTGISVQGLTTAAGLWLVSAIGLAAGAGMYLESVIATAIGLAALWGLRRFEDRQGFRKRRRVTLVLEGHVSETGSVARTLDGAGIKASIEEYEHRLDERWLQLTLDVEMPSGEERRMLEILESQPGARVVKVEAGG
- a CDS encoding TIGR03560 family F420-dependent LLM class oxidoreductase, with amino-acid sequence MQVGIMIEGQEGLTWERWWRLAAAAEDLGYESLCRSDHLTGLGGESKRPSLETWASLTALATRTRRIRFGPMVSPLTFYHPVILAKAAAAIDTLAGGRFDLGIGAGWNEHEHATYGVPFPPLKERMDRLECGARAIRALDAPRPVTLAQPYYALKNAETYPKSPSGRTRLVIGGRGEKRTLRVVAEFADEWNVTRVSAADYPAKYHVLVEHCNAVGRNPNSIRRSLMIPLAIGRNNAEIARRVANARAVFPALPDAEAAWRAAGFLAGPPSQVLADLDKWKAVGMERVLLQMLDQEDIEALELFAKEVLPRL